The Triticum aestivum cultivar Chinese Spring chromosome 6D, IWGSC CS RefSeq v2.1, whole genome shotgun sequence genomic sequence TGTAGCTTACAACAGCATCAGACTTCACATTACAGTTACTACAGAACTAATATAGCTCTGGGAACAAAAACTATGAAACAAGCTCATACAGAAGGGACAACTGATAAATAAACCACGATGGACTAGGATAAGTACCATGGTGCCGAATAGGGCATAGAGGCACAAACAAAGAAACAAAGTCATCTTTTGAAGACCAAAAGAAAGGTCAGGCGATGGAAATTGATGATGCACTGGCCTATTCTATGACAGGGACATAAAATGAAAACTCCCTCTCATATCACAAATCATTCCAGTTCTTGGCATAAGAACTTAGGTATGGTATCTGTTGACCGAAGTTAACCCTATTTGAGATGTATAGGCATATCAGAAATAGTTAACTATGGATATGTTATTACAGTATATGCAGGATATCGGATGCAGTGTCATAAATTTATCTCAAAGGGGTGGAATGACATACAATGTGGAAGAAATGAATAGATGGCTAGGATGAACATGCAACAGAGGTAGAAAACTAAACAAGTACACCAAGTAACTGAGTATAAAGTATTGGAGACTATGAAACTCTAAATTATGTGCATATCATCTGAGTAGGGCAAACAAACCTGTTGACGCATTTCTTCCGTTGACAGCAGGCCTAGGTGGCCGCGTTCACGGCAGGCTTGCCGGAGCTCCTCTTCAGAAAGAGACTCCACCCCCTCAGCTTGAATCACCTTATCATCATTCTTAATGCTGCATAGATAAGAGTACTATTACTAAAACAACAAGCAGATAACTTATAAAGATAAACGCCAAATTGCATTGAAGTATATAGTCGCAAAATCACTAGAAAATCCAATTCCACAAATAGTTATATATAGTTATATACAttaaatgagcatagatgcttgaATATCAGGTACTTTTTGAGTCCAGCACATATTAAACATATTCAAacagtaacaacaacaacaacaaagcctttagtcccaaacaaattGGGGTAGACTAGAGGTGAAACCCAAAACATATTCAAACAGTCTTGAACATAAATCAAATAAGACATGATTCCTTACGTCTACAAAGCTTCAACATCGAGCAAACTACTCTGTATTTGTCTTACATATATTAACAGAGATTACAATACACACTTGATATTATAATTTGGACAATTGTTTGGTTACTTGGTTAGTTCTCTATAAACATTGTATTAATCTCATGTCTCCACAACAGGGCTTATCTCGAAGATTGGCACTTTCGTTATTACGCGCAATAGTAGATAATGATTAGATGCAAGCTAATTAGCGCTCTGCGATACAATTATAAGTTTAATATTTCCATGCATATCCCTCTACTTCACCAATAGCAGACTATATTTCACGTTTTTAAACCAAATACTTACTCGCGCAGTTTTTTGCGAAGCATGAACCTCAAGTAATGGTCCGTACCAAAAGGCCGAATACCCATATATTTGCACATATTTACCAAGCGTGGTCTGCAGAAAAACATTGATCAGCTCTGGTATAACTGTGATATTACAAGGATGTTCAAAATTCAAATAAGATGTAACCTGCTCATGTTATCCAAAGTCAGTTCATCATTAAACAGCTTCGCGAAGTTCAAGATTTCATCATTGGATACACGTTCACCTTTCCTAACCTAATTGCAGTTTAAAGTACATTATCCAAGAGAATATCGTATAAATGAATTTATAGTATACACTATACATTATAAAACTATTCACAGAAGGATGTTATATATAACTGATACCTTGTTTAAAAATTCGTCCAGATCTTCAGCGGTCTGTTTAGTTTCTCCACTACGTGATGTTTGGACTTCCTTTGCCATTTCTTTTGCAGTATCTTGCAGAAACTTTGCATACTCCATCCTTGCTTTCAGTTTCCTTTTCAACGCTTCCTGCATCGGAACATGAACTGCATTCTTGAGCCAATCCATTTTTAACAATGTTTGTGGTTCATATAGAAATGTAACTACGAGATCAATTCAAACATTGATACACAGAAATCTGGACATTCAAAAAAAAAACACAGAAATCTGTCATATCAGGAGATAGTGAACAGCAGGGTCAACAAACCATGGAACCAAAATGATGATGTACTGCACATGCACGTCTGATTAACACAGGGTAGGTAACCCATGCATCATAAGTTGTGACATACATGGTGGCATAATAGCATGCTGAGAAATGTAATAGCTAAACAGTATAATCATACTAGTGCACTTAGTAATTATTATTGTTGCATCACAAACCTGTTCTTTCATCTTGTCTTGAAAAGTGGATGGCAGCATGTTTGGAAACAACTTGAGAAACACCGGCAATAAGAATTCCATGAATGGAACAACGATAAACACAGCAACAGGTACCAGCCTGAAGATATCAGCTGTTGTACGGGTGAGTTGTTGCCTCTCTCTCCTTGACAGGCTCTTTCCACCAGCAAGCTTCACCAGCAATCTTGATGAAATCCTAACATCTGCCCAAAGTAGCTTTGTTCCTAACCAGTAATGCTGCAGTGTAGAAATAAATTCATCCTTCCCATGCTTCAGCTTTACAGCCCAGTCAGCTCTACACAGAGAGAGGTTGCATATGTTTAGAACACCGGAAAAATGGGGCAGAAAACAATATCTCGTATCAAAAGTCATAAGTTTGAGTTCAAGGAAGAAGATACAGACCTACTCATTGAAGCAATAGCTCGGAGAGCAGGGCCAATACCCAGAAGCCTTGCCCAGAATTTTTGTACGATTGATCGGCTAGCCTTTAGAGATTCTTGCACCTGCTTGGCTTTGGCTTTAGCTTTTGCTGTGCTTAGGCCTTCCACAGCCTGGTCACATTCTTCTGGGGATgcctcctttttctttttattctgcTTCTGATCCTCACTCTGTTCTTCTTCGATATCCAACTTAGGTTGCCCAGCAGTTGCAGTTGATGCTCTGCGGACTGACTGCAACAAACCTCTAGCTCCAAAAGGCAATGCAAATTCGTTACTTCTTCCAATTCCATAACCATGAAGAGAAATCACATGAGCTGGTCGCTGCGGAAACCCATTACCAAGACCTAGCAGACCACCCTTTGTCAAATTCACACTATACTGCTCTTTCTCCTTGTCAGATTTTGAGTCCCCTAAGCTTTGCTCGAGAAATTGCTGCGCTATTCTTGGCTGAGCCTTGAAACCAAATGCCCCATGCTGGAAGGTGGAGAAGGAGGATGACAGGATATGTGTGTTAACATTATCAAAAAGACGCTTCCTTCTCCTAATGATCGCCCTTGAAGCCATACTTGGTTGCTTCTCACCCTCCCAATGGGAAGGCAAAGATCATGCCGTTCTAAGTAAAACCTGAAGTGATCAAATTCAGAAACCATAAGAAAAATGAAGATTGACAAGGGGATAGTAACAGCACATTACAACAACAAAAAACAGCGGTGAGAATAATGCTGAACAATCGCAGTACCAATATACCACACGCACTAGTCAATTCTTTTCAAAGGGCACTAACTGTAGTTTTCTGGTATAATGAAAGGACCATAAATCTCTAGGATTTCCTCTAACATAACAGTGGAACACATAAGTACAGTGAGTAATACTTAGAAACTTATATGAGTAGCAACTAATATGGAGAATCAAAGTGAGCATGCAAAAGCTGTAAGAGAATCAACTCTGATCCAACTGTACAAGTAAGCTCAGCAATAGTCCAATCAACAGCCAGCAGAACAAATAAGTCCGTGGTTGTGTATTTCCCAAATGATCACAAGATGCAGAACTTACAATCCATAGCCAGCACAACAAATAAGTCAACAGTTGTGTATCTCCCAATTGATCACAAGATTAAGAGCTGACAATCCAACAATGCATAAATACTATGAGTAATAATTTCACTGTTGCTGGTAAGAAGATTTCATGAGAATCAACTATGTTCTTCACCTCAGATTTACAAATTGCTCACTTTAAGTCTTAACTACGACAGGCACTTGTAACAGTTCAAGAACAAaaatctgaagcaatcattaatcagtAGTAAACCTGCTTTGTACACTTGCATTAAGGAATATAACTCCATCTTTTAATTTCCAAAATAAGAGTTATAGAGGGAAGAAAAAAATCACAGATAGATTATTATAATCAATAGCAGAGCATCTCCTCGGTTGAACCATTTTGCCTATCCAGATATCGACACAAAAAAGCAAAACAACATATGGCAGTGACAATTTAATTCGACAAGTTTGACGTCAGGAGCAGTTCGAGATTATATAAGTTACAAATTCCACTCCACTGTAAAAAATCGAAACCCCGCGAAAAGTGTGAATCGCGTCAGGTTCAGTCCGTACCGATTCATCCATCCTCCCAAGTAAAAGAGACAGATAGCAGGGGCGGACGATTTGCAAACGATCGACGACGATACTATAAGGAACGGGCGAGGACAAAACAATTATAATTTCTGAAGTTTCGATCAGGACCGCGAAAACGGTCCTTTCGGCTGCCACCTACCCCGAAACATCCACTACTCGCCACTCGCCACAGACAAAATTAGCCTGAAAACAAAAACCGCAGAAACGCACGTGACCACTGGCTGTCGATCCGTCCCACCGAATCACCGATGCGAGCGAAGCGAAATCCTTAGGAAATCGACCAATGCGTCGACCGACCGACCGGGCAAAAAAAAGTACAGAAGAAGAAAAAACGAAAGGAGCGTCTGGAGAGAGGCGGAGGAGAGCTCACCCGGCGAGGACGCGGCGCCGATCGGCCGATCCCGTCGAGGTAGGGTTTAGGGTTTttgggagggaggggaggagggagggggaaAGGCGAAGGGGAATGGAAGGAGAAGAGGAGCAGCGAGGGCTACTTTACTCGGACTGGAGGGCGGGGGCAGACGTgcgaagaaagaaagaaatatgGCTGTTGCAATCGtgcggcaaaatttcgtgttttgacctttCTTTATAGTTTGTCCAGATCTGATCGCGTTCAAACAAATTTTAAAATCTGACCCTTTTCCCTATCGCCACAAGGCCCGGCGGTAGGATTATCTAGCCTACCGCCATAACCTGCGGCGGTTGGAAACTTATCCACGTTAACGGCCTACGTCCCCCTCCATCCCACCCTACCGCCGCTGgtcctggcggtaggctgtctgaaCCTACCGCCGGGATCCCTGGCGGTAGGATATGGACATGTATAAGCCCTTGGGCCGGCCGCCCCACCCCCTTCTCCCCCACCCCCAAGAACAGAGCAtttcctctcgccccctctctcatctcctccactcccccccTCTGATCTTCGTCGTTTCTTCACcatttttgcggatcgagatggccccgaaacGAGAAAAGTAAGCTCCTCCGATCCCTTCAATTAGTTTTAGTCAAATAGCTTCCGATTCGTCGCATTATTTGATCACTCCCCCTTTTTGAATTAGATTTAATTTTTTGTATACCCTAGGATTGATTTAGGTTGATTCTAGATGTTCTATAGTGTTAGATATGAACTCTAGTCACTAGTTGCAATGGTAGtatgaagatgaaccctagttcatatttttttggagaaatttattttgatatgatgcatTTTGGAGGAATTTGTTTTTTATATGATGCATGATGTATAGTGGAGGTTGTTTGAGGAAATATGCTTAAGATGAACTCTAGTTCatgtttttgtttttgaaaaaaatatgatatgatgcatttgaacctttaTGATTGCATCTTGATATatgcatttatttattttttaatcacatgatgaaccctagttcatgttcaTTTTAAAAAAATCTTCATATGCTTATTGAAAGATTAAACTCATAGGTTTTTTGGATGTGATGAATACTAGTGGACCCGTTGAACCAAATGGCGCAGAGGCACGCTAAAACCATGTCCGCGATGAAAACAAATCCATGGTTTAATCCCCTGTAATTGGAAACACAGTGGACTCCTATGTACAATGAAAACAAAAAAGCCGCGTCCTATTTTAACTTGATAGTATAGAGTTTAGGGTTTCTCTGCCTTCCGCCGGCTCCACCACCGGTCCGCCTTGTCTCCGTTGGCCTTAGGGTCATGGTGGCATTGTGAatcccggcccttgccggtgggagggtgtaacacccacgatgcggctatatctcccacgtgtcgaggcacgacttagaggcataaccgcattgtaggttttgtcgcaagaagggtcatcttcacataatcccatgtaatgaacaagaatgggatagagagagttggcttacaatcgccacttcacacaatacttaaataaatcatacatcaatcagagtacacacatagaccgactacggtcaaagccaaaagaaaagaagataacccaactgctagatccccgatcgccctaactgggctccactactgatcatcaggaaacgaaacatagtaacgaccacggtcctcgtcgaactcccacttgagctcgattgcgtcacctgcactggtatcatcggcacctacaactgttttggtagaatctgtgagtcacgaggactcagcaatctcacacccgcgagatcaagactatttaagcttataggaaggatggggtaatgaggtggagctgcagcaagcattaagcatatatggtggctaacatacgcaaatgagagcgagaagaaaagcaacacaacggtcgcgaagctagaagtgatcctaaaactacttacgctcatccataacccaaaccgtgttcacttcccggactccgccgagaagagaccatcacggctacacacgcggttgatgtattttaattaagtcaagtgtcaagttctctataaccggacattaacaaattcccatctgccacataaccgcgggcacggctttcgaaagataataccctgcaggggtgtcccaacttagcccattataagctctcatggtcaacgaaggatattccttctcccgggaagacccgatcagtctcggaatcccggtttacaagacatttcgacaatggtaaaacaagaccagcaaagccgcccgatgtgccgacaatcccgataggagctgcacatatctcctcagggcaacaccgatgagcagtccgtacaactaaaaccagacctcaagtttccccgaggtggcgctgcaaagggctctagtttggaccaacacttagagaagcactggcccggggggttaaataaagatgaccctcgggagatcgactccctagggaaaagaaataggtgataggcaaatggtaaaactaaggttgggccttgctggacgagttttattcaaagcaaactgtcaagggggtcccataaatcacccaaccgcgtaagggacgcaaaatcaaggaacataacaccggtatgacggaaactagggcggcaagagtggaacaaaacaccaggcataaggccgagccttccaccctttaccaagtatatagatgcattaattaaataagagatattgtgatattccaacatcaacatgatatccatgttccaacatgagacaaacttcatcttcacctgcaactagcaacgctataagaggggctgagcaaaagcggtacttagccaaacaacggtttgctaggaagggtgaaaaaggttagaggctgacatggcaatttgggaggcttgaagagcaagtgataggtagcgcagcatagcgatagagcgaacaactagcaaagcaaagatagaagtgatttcgagggtatggtcatcttgcctgagatcccgcaaggaagaagaacgagtccatgaagaagacaaacggacgaagtcgaacggattctcacaatcgcaacgtaaccggaactatcaaggagaagcgcaaccggaaagaagcaaacatcatggtaaacaaccaacacataagcatggcatgatgcataatcaagtatgatgcgtgtccagtttaatgaggcatggcaatatgggagcacaaacaatactacaaattaagtggagctcaatatccaacgacttgcatattgacgaaacaccacatcaattatttagttctctcccgtttatgtacccaccAAAATTAATTgtggttaagcatggcaagaggtgaagcatatgaaaactacctatctaggcaagtttaaatgaggccggaaacaacaaacaacaattctgaaaaatcctcacgtgcatattttggaattggtactattctgccctaaacacaattttaatgttgttaaatagcaaaacaaagtacaccatgttaaactaggcattttccaccccatttacatataaagtttattaaatttggagatacggttatttagttatgaaataaatcattttagcatggcatttgagcagatttaaacaaacagcattttaaacattttaaacaggggtgaaagttgcatattatgaaactagacagaattctaagcattttacatattaaaatcattttaaaccgatgcaccatttatgagttattaaatgcatgatctagagggacttttctataAAAATGTAAACTCCTGGAAAAATAGCTAAAACCGCATACATGAAAAAAAAACTACACTGGGCCGAATTTGGATCgactgggctgctcacattgggcttgaggaggcgctgggcaTCTGGGCTGCGAGCGAAGCAGAGGAGGCCTCGCGCGGCGAGTGGCGCTCGTCCAGGCTGGCGCTGGACTGGTCAACGCGGGGCGGGGTGCTCGTTTCCCTCGCGTACAGAGACGAGCGGGCGAGGCAGAAGCAGGCACGACGGCGGCAGCGGGGACTTGGGGCACCAGAGGTGGGGACGGTGACGacttggcgaggcggcgctggCGGGACTTGGGGACGAGCTCCCGGCGACGGGGCGTGATGCAGGGGAGGCAGACGAGGCGCTGGCGTTGCGTCTCCCTCGTGTAGAGAACGAGCGGGCCAGGCAGGGAACTTGGCGGACGGGAGAGGTCCTGGACGGCGGGGAACGGGACTACGACGGCGGGATCCGACGGAGAGACCGGATCTGGGGCGCGGAGGGGAGAATCCATGGCGGCGGAGCTCCATCCGATGGCCATGGCGAGGCCCCTGTTCGTCCTAAAGAACAAGAGACGACGAGGTGAGGTGGAGAAGAGGGTAAACACAGGGAAAAAGGAAGGAGAGGGCGACGGCGGTCCTGCTCGCGGACGAGCTCCGGCGAGGTACGGTTGCCGGTGGTGGCGCCCGAGGAGCAGCGGCAGTCGGGCACGAAGTGCTCGAGGAGGGATCGAGCAGGAGGAGCTCGGGGCCTCGGTTGCGGGATTGGGTGGATCGAGGGAAGGAGGTGGTTGGCCCGATTGGGAAATCGAGGGAGAGAAGGTGGATCTGGAGGGATCCCGATGAAGATGCTGAGTGGGTGGCGGCGCGATGGGACAAGaagcctaggttttagggttaggcaAATAGGTCTATATATATATAGAAAATGAGGGCTAAGTTTGGATCCTTCGAttaaatcggacggtcgagaaataaataggttaggaagtccaaataagaaatcGGAGATAtattagggatgtttggggatgatccggacccaacggtaacaatAGTCCGGTTCGGGTTTGGGGAAGTTTCAGACACGCACGCAAAGGAGGGTTAGGccgtcacggtcaagagggaagcgaaaacccgattggtctggAGCGGTCAACAAAGGCAAAGCGgtccgagggaaggtgatgaaggcaaagggagaaacggcaacgacgagcggatgcaagttttatgaaaacatgcagatgcaaatggtgacatgatgaatgcaacaaac encodes the following:
- the LOC123144767 gene encoding mitochondrial proton/calcium exchanger protein; its protein translation is MASRAIIRRRKRLFDNVNTHILSSSFSTFQHGAFGFKAQPRIAQQFLEQSLGDSKSDKEKEQYSVNLTKGGLLGLGNGFPQRPAHVISLHGYGIGRSNEFALPFGARGLLQSVRRASTATAGQPKLDIEEEQSEDQKQNKKKKEASPEECDQAVEGLSTAKAKAKAKQVQESLKASRSIVQKFWARLLGIGPALRAIASMSRADWAVKLKHGKDEFISTLQHYWLGTKLLWADVRISSRLLVKLAGGKSLSRRERQQLTRTTADIFRLVPVAVFIVVPFMEFLLPVFLKLFPNMLPSTFQDKMKEQEALKRKLKARMEYAKFLQDTAKEMAKEVQTSRSGETKQTAEDLDEFLNKVRKGERVSNDEILNFAKLFNDELTLDNMSRPRLVNMCKYMGIRPFGTDHYLRFMLRKKLRDIKNDDKVIQAEGVESLSEEELRQACRERGHLGLLSTEEMRQQLRDWLDLSLNHAMPSSLLILSRAFIVSGRMKPEEAVVATLSSLPDEVVDTVGTVLPSEDSVSERRKKLEFLEMQEELIKEEEKKKEKEEKAKQKKEEKAKLKEPEADEQDLALKEMTEPTAREEEELREGKQRDKEQLCNISRALAVLASASSVSKERQEFLSLVNQEIGLYNSMIEKEGTDGEEAKRAYMAAREEADDADEVTAEEKVSSALIEKVDAMLQGLEKEIDDVDAQIGNRWQLLDRDHDGKVTSEEVAAAAAYLKGTIGKEGVQEFISNLSKDKEGKILVEDIVKLASQTDENNEDQEEESRQ